The sequence GGGAAACGGGGTGGGCCCAAGCTTTCATGTACCATTTGTGCGTTTTTGAAAACCGTCGCTGGCTAATGAAGCGGCGCCGTTACTCATCTTGCGTCCCGTGAACGTCGCGAAGCCCTTGACGCCGAGGGCGCGAAGCAGGTCGAGGGCTTGCGGGTAGAGGGCACCCACGTCCTCGGGGCGATGGGCGTCGGACGAGAGCACCAGCGGGACGCCCGCGGCCACCAGCCGGGGCAGCCACTCGGGGGCCGGGTAGATCTCGTTGACCGGCTTGCGCCAGCCGGCGGTGCTGACCTCGACGGCGAGGCCCGAGGCCTTGATCTTGGGCGTCAGGCGCTCGTACCAGAGGGCGGCGACCTCGGGGGCCTTGAAGCCGAAGACCTTGATCACGTCCGCGTGGCCGATGATGTCCACGCACTTCGAGGCGATGAGCTGCTCGAGCACCGAGAAGTAGGTCTCGTAGACGTCCTCGATCCGGTTCTGCTCCCACTGGTCGCGCATCTCGTCCAGGTCGAAACCGAAGCCGCCGAGCCAGTGGACCGAGCCGATGGCGTAGTCGAAGGGGTAGGCGGCGAGGAAGTCCTTCATGCGCTCGGCGTTGTCCGGCATGAAGTCCATCTCGATGCCGATCTTGATGCGGATCCCCTTCTTGCGGGCGTCGAGCAGGAGGCCCAGGTACTCGTCCAGGTCCTCGGTCTTGCGCTTCTCGACCCAGGGGTTGGAGAGCAGGGGGCGGGTCTGGGTGAAGCGGTAGGCGTGCTCGGAGATGCCGAGCTCGGTGACGCCCGCGCGCTCGGCCTGGTCGACGAAGCGCTCCAGCCACTCGAGGGTGTAGGGGCCGCGCTCGACGTGGACGTGGTAGTCGGTGATGCTTCCGCGCATGGAGCCTCCTTTCCGTGGTGTAATGGTAGCATGGAACAGGCTTATAACCTTCGAGGCGCGCGGCTCCGCGCCTACGTGCGGGGCGAGGGGGCGCCGATCCTCTTCATCCACGGCACCGGCGGCAACGGCAAGACCTGGTTCAACCAGCTGCGCCGCTTCGGGCTGACCCGCACCGCGATCGCCATCGACCTCCCCGGCTACGGTGAATCCGAGCTGCCTCCCGGCGTGGAGTCGGTGGACGACTACGCCGCGCTCGTGGCCGAGTGGATGGCCCTCGCGGGCTGGGCGCGCCCCGTGGTCGTCGGCACCTCGATGGGCGGCAGGGTGGCGCTGCAGCTCGCCCTGGATCATCCCGACAGGGTGGGGGGCCTGGTCCTGATCGACGCCTCGGGCATCAGGGTCGAGGGGGTGCCCACCCTCTCGCCGGCCGAGCTCGGGGTCGAGCAGTTCCTGAGGGCCCTCTTCTACCGCCCCTCCCCCACCCTCGGTCGCACCGCGACGGGGGAGCCTCCCGCCTGGTATGCTACGATGCAGCGCCTGACGGCGAAGCCCCTGCGCAGCGACATGCAGGCGCGACTCGGCGAGATCCGCTTGCCGACGCTCGTCCTGTGGGGCGAGCACGACCGGATCCTGCCGCCAGCCTACGCCGAGGCCTTCCACGCGGCCATCCCTGGCTCGCGCCTGTGCTGGATCCCCGAGGCGGGCCACGTCCCGATGATCGAGCGGCCCGGGGCCGTCAACGACGCGATCGCCGACTTCCTCACCACCTTGCCGAGGCCTTGATGAGTTACCTGGAATGGACCCCCCGCGAGATGTACGACGCCCTGCTCGAAGCGATCGAGCAGGGGCCTTTCGAGCAGCAGCAGCTGGTGCAGCGAACCGACGAGGCCTTCGCCTACATCGAGGCCCACGACGAGCGCATGGCCGCCGAAGACGTGCTCGGCCTGCGCGTGTTGCTCGCGCAGGCCGAGACCCTCATCGGGCGCTACTTCGGGATGTAGTCGCTAGGTCAGCCGGCTGACTTCGCCTCGATCTTGGCGAAGAGGTCGGCGGACTGCACGGCGATCTCGGTCAGGCGCTCCTTGGTGACGCCCGACTCGGCGAGCACCGTCTTGTCCACCGGGAAGAGCGAGATGCCGATGGGCAGCTTGGTCTGCTGGCAGTTGACGGCCACGTCCGCCAGGTGGACGATCCGGACCAGGCGCTTGTTGAGCACCGCCTCGAGGGGCATGTGGTGCAGGCGAACGGGCTCGATCAGCGCGGGGGGCATGCCCCAGCGCTCGAGCACCTTGGCCCCGAAGTAGGAGTGGTTGAAGCCGAGGGCGTGGTCCTCGGCGGTGACGGTCGAGACCGCCTTGGCCTGGGTCAGCTTGATCGACTCCGAGATCTCCTCGAAGGCGAAGGCGTTGAGGATGGCCTTGCCCAGGTCGTGGAACAGGCCCGCCGCGTAGGCCTGCGACAGGTTGGGGTACGCGAGCTCCTGGGCGAGCAGCTGGCAGCAGATGGCCACCAGCTGCGAGTGCTTCCAGAGCCGCCCCTGCATGATCTCGAAGGTCGCGGGGTCCAGCCCGCTGGTCTTGCCGTCCGCCGTGGTGGTGGCGGTGATGAAGTTCTTGACCGTGTTGAGGCCCATCAGGCGGATGGCCTGGTGGACGTTCTGGACGGAGCGCTGGGCGCGCTCCGTCGTCGTGCTCAGCAGCTGGCCGGCGAGCTGCTTGTCCTTGGCGATGACCGAGGCAAGCGCGTCGACGTTCGCGTCAGGGTCGTCCAGCAGCTCCATCGCCTCGTTGAGGATCGGGGAGAAGCGGAACTGCGGCAAGGTATCAACCTTGTTCATGAGCAGGTCTTCGAGCTTGCTGGACACAGTGGTTGCCTCCTGAGTGATGAAGCGAACGCTTGGTTTATACCCCGATCGGCTGGTGATGATTACCGTGAATGGCCTGCTTCACGTAATCGCGGACGCGCGCCACGGCCCCGTCGATCGCGACGGCCTCGGTCTGGCCCTCGTGCCGGAACTTGACCTCGACCTTGCCCTCGGCGACACCCTTGCCGACCGTCACGCGCACCGGGAAGCCGATGAGGTCCGCGTCCTTGAACTTGACGCCCGCGCGCTCCTCGCGGTCGTCCAGGACGACCTCGAGCCCCTGGGAAGCGGCCTCGCGGTAGAGGCGCTGGGCGACCTCCATGAGGGCCTCGTCCTTGACGTTGGTCGGCACCACCACCACCTGGTAGGGGGCGATCGCCACCGGCCACTTGATGCCGTCCGCGTCGTGCAGCGCCTCGACGGCGGCCTGGGCGGTGCGGGTCACGCCGATGCCGTAGCAGCCCATGACGAAGGGCTTCTCGCTCCCGTCCTGGTCCATGTAGGTCGCGCCCATCTTGGCCGAGTACTTGGTGCCGAGCTTGAAGGTGTTGCCCACCTCGATGCCCTTGGCATGCGAGAGGTGGCCCTTGCCGCAGCGCGAGCAGGTGTCGCCCGTCTTGGCCAGGCGCACCTCGACCCAGCGCTCGGGGGTGTAGTCGCGGCCCCAGTTGGCGTTGACGAAGTGCATGTCGGTCTCGTTGGGGCCGAGCACGAAGTTGCTCAGCTCGCGCACCGACTGGTCGGCGACCACCGCGTCGACCGAAAGGCCGATGGGGCCGACGAAGCCCGCCGCGGCGCCGGCGCGCGCCGAGAGCTCCTCGTCGCTCGCCAGGCGCAGGTCGAGGGCGCCCAGGGCGTTGGCGAGCTTGACGTCGTTGACCTCCAGGTCGCCGCGGATCAGCACCGCCACGAAGGAGAGGTCGGTCTGCTCGGCCTGGGCGGGATCCTCGGGCATGGTCTCGACGCGGTAGACGAGGGTCTTGACGATGGCCGAGGGCGCCACCTTGAGGAAGTCGGCGAGCTGGGCGATGGTCTTGGTCGAAGGGGTCGAGACCTTCTCGAGCGCCTTGGGCGCCTCGGCGACCCCCTTGGCCAGCAGGCTCTCTGCCCGCTCCACGTTGGCGGCGTAGTCGCACGAATCGCAGAACAGCAGGTCGTTCTCGCCGCCGGCCGTGTCCACCACGACCATGAACTCGTGGGCCGCCGAGCCGCCGATGGCCCCCACGTCCGACTCGACCATGCGGGTGTGCAGCCCGCAGCGCTCGAAGATGCGGGTGTAGGCGCGGCACTGCTCGGCGTAGGTCACCTCGAGGCTGTCGGTGTCGGTGTGGAAGGAGTAGGCGTCCTTCATGATGAACTCGCGGCCGCGCAGCAGGCCGAAGCGGGGCCGGATCTCGTCGCGGAACTT is a genomic window of Pantanalinema sp. containing:
- a CDS encoding HDOD domain-containing protein; the protein is MSSKLEDLLMNKVDTLPQFRFSPILNEAMELLDDPDANVDALASVIAKDKQLAGQLLSTTTERAQRSVQNVHQAIRLMGLNTVKNFITATTTADGKTSGLDPATFEIMQGRLWKHSQLVAICCQLLAQELAYPNLSQAYAAGLFHDLGKAILNAFAFEEISESIKLTQAKAVSTVTAEDHALGFNHSYFGAKVLERWGMPPALIEPVRLHHMPLEAVLNKRLVRIVHLADVAVNCQQTKLPIGISLFPVDKTVLAESGVTKERLTEIAVQSADLFAKIEAKSAG
- a CDS encoding proline--tRNA ligase; this translates as MKMSQILAPTLREVPAEAEIISHQLLLRAGFIRRVTPGVYNLYPLMWRVVRKVEQIVREEMDRIGSQELRMPILSPAELWMESGRWQAYGKEMFRLKNRHDRDELLGPTHEEVVTAIGREELRSYRQLPTTLYQIQVKFRDEIRPRFGLLRGREFIMKDAYSFHTDTDSLEVTYAEQCRAYTRIFERCGLHTRMVESDVGAIGGSAAHEFMVVVDTAGGENDLLFCDSCDYAANVERAESLLAKGVAEAPKALEKVSTPSTKTIAQLADFLKVAPSAIVKTLVYRVETMPEDPAQAEQTDLSFVAVLIRGDLEVNDVKLANALGALDLRLASDEELSARAGAAAGFVGPIGLSVDAVVADQSVRELSNFVLGPNETDMHFVNANWGRDYTPERWVEVRLAKTGDTCSRCGKGHLSHAKGIEVGNTFKLGTKYSAKMGATYMDQDGSEKPFVMGCYGIGVTRTAQAAVEALHDADGIKWPVAIAPYQVVVVPTNVKDEALMEVAQRLYREAASQGLEVVLDDREERAGVKFKDADLIGFPVRVTVGKGVAEGKVEVKFRHEGQTEAVAIDGAVARVRDYVKQAIHGNHHQPIGV
- a CDS encoding alpha/beta fold hydrolase, whose translation is MEQAYNLRGARLRAYVRGEGAPILFIHGTGGNGKTWFNQLRRFGLTRTAIAIDLPGYGESELPPGVESVDDYAALVAEWMALAGWARPVVVGTSMGGRVALQLALDHPDRVGGLVLIDASGIRVEGVPTLSPAELGVEQFLRALFYRPSPTLGRTATGEPPAWYATMQRLTAKPLRSDMQARLGEIRLPTLVLWGEHDRILPPAYAEAFHAAIPGSRLCWIPEAGHVPMIERPGAVNDAIADFLTTLPRP
- a CDS encoding histidinol-phosphatase, coding for MRGSITDYHVHVERGPYTLEWLERFVDQAERAGVTELGISEHAYRFTQTRPLLSNPWVEKRKTEDLDEYLGLLLDARKKGIRIKIGIEMDFMPDNAERMKDFLAAYPFDYAIGSVHWLGGFGFDLDEMRDQWEQNRIEDVYETYFSVLEQLIASKCVDIIGHADVIKVFGFKAPEVAALWYERLTPKIKASGLAVEVSTAGWRKPVNEIYPAPEWLPRLVAAGVPLVLSSDAHRPEDVGALYPQALDLLRALGVKGFATFTGRKMSNGAASLASDGFQKRTNGT